A region from the Benincasa hispida cultivar B227 chromosome 8, ASM972705v1, whole genome shotgun sequence genome encodes:
- the LOC120082862 gene encoding uncharacterized protein LOC120082862 isoform X4 has translation MGQTSQICRLFQMGSELDNHSLDCNDRKIFFSKLEDGEHKFMVCTNLSKGFSCSSYKWTVDTVPPTASIMASTTFTNALNVSVNISFSEPCNGGGGFGCSSVEACNLLVYGEGRVMPSSFKILQPKLKYSLSVALPSTIQYGRIILVMDKKFCTDSAGNIFTRTENSISYVHFDRRKLLANLKTRVPERLLQLNSDTRLVQATNKLDNLKVYLYFSEPVLNSSVEVLNALEVSDGMLLPISGRSLGNRRFSFWVTNVSGIAIITVSLKPNSIISRQGNPVSPLPPVTFLYDSLRPTVVLSTTTYMRTKEKRFSVTVNFIKPVFDFNLSCVSIRGGRLQSFREMGRNIYSVEVQAEDEIISVSVPENVTTDVAGNHNLPSNILQVWHYSIPAISTVVSIFTIASFTATSLAAGLLTVSTANLQSEGVFMRSSSSLTYNPTRNIFRIACHIQIFALSIWLPVTLPVEYYEFAKGLQWSIPYLRLPWEDEHDHPDLSGYSPFTGSNPYLSKTSHSEVLQNKVPGNNFTVVDQLYGLPLTPMEYRSFFESQNIKPQADNIFGAGSYSHRWNDFYRSMFWFGIFAGSLIFLHALFLFIMKCRKKIYNTRGSYGALTFPRFEIFITFVVLPSMSMASGALFRGGALAGVIVGVLLLGIVSLLLLALLLFLSVGITFGKLLQYKEVHQEGQKFHWYQELVRVTLGPGKRSQWTWKNQPNSVYLTIFGPMFEDLRGPPKYMLSQISVANPNKRGDQIIASDDETEDAEAPFIQKLFGILRIYYTLLESIRRVTLGIMAGAYKETLSSRTPIVTLLCISSFQLFFLVLKKPFIKKKVQLVEIISNTCEVGLFAICAVLLDKEFSITDQTKLGITMLALFLIGYCPQLINEWYALYKQAKQLDFGAQSFFSGLKVAFIGFLLLFLPQRFTKNLESIFAVNLSGDSETMDNSSDRNMSGSRSSSNEKPWLKQLRKLAKASFTKEQGGTSNDPSGSGMQWTGFWGRRSRSRSSRSSSISSSDFRSKSKGLYKEFETIFSSK, from the exons ATGGGCCAGACATCCCAAATTTGCCGTTTGTTTCAAATGGGGTCTGAG CTGGATAACCACTCCTTAGACTGCAATGACAGAAAGATTTTCTTCTCTAAGTTGGAGGATGGAGAGCATAAATTCATGGTCTGCACTAATTTGTCGAAGGGATTTAGCTGTTCTAGCTACAAGTGGACTGTTG ATACTGTTCCCCCCACAGCATCAATTATGGCCTCAACAACATTTACGAACGCTTTAAATGTTTCTGTAAATATTTCTTTCTCTGAACCATGTAATGGTGGTGGAGGTTTCGGATGTTCATCTGTAGAGGCCTGCAAC CTACTGGTGTACGGTGAAGGGCGTGTTATGCCATCATCTTTCAAAATTCTTCAGCCCAAGCTCAAATACTCACTTTCTGTGGCTTTACCATCTACCATTCAATATGGAAGAATTATATTAGTAATGGATAAGAAATTCTGTACTGATAGTGCAGGAAATATATTCACAAGAAcagaaaattcaatttcttatgTGCACTTTG ATAGAAGAAAACTGCTTGCCAACCTGAAAACTCGTGTTCCGGAAAGGCTACTCCAGCTCAACAGTGACACCAGACTGGTACAAGCAACAAACAAACTTGATAACCTAAAGGTCTACTTGTACTTTTCAGAACCAGTTCTTAATTCATCTGTGGAAGTTTTGAATGCTCTTGAAGTAAGCGATGGCATGCTGCTTCCAATTAGTGGAAGGAGCCTTGGAAATCGTAGATTCAGCTTTTGG GTTACAAATGTTTCTGGAATTGCAATAATCACAGTGAGCCTCAAGCCTAACTCTATAATAAGTAGACAAGGAAATCCCGTTTCACCACTTCCACCAGTTACTTTCCTTTATG ATTCCCTTAGGCCTACAGTGGTGCTCAGTACAACTACTTATATGaggacaaaagaaaaaagattttcAGTCACCGTGAATTTCATTAAGCCTGTATTTGATTTCAACTTATCGTGTGTATCAATTCGTGGAGGTCGTTTGCAGAG CTTTCGTGAAATGGGCAGAAATATCTACTCTGTTGAAGTACAAGCTGAGGATGAAATCATATCTGTCAGTGTCCCTGAAAATGTAACGACTGATGTTGCTGGAAATCATAATCTACCATCAAATATCCTGCAAGTGTGGCACT ATTCTATACCGGCGATATCTACAGTCGTTTCGATCTTTACAATTGCTTCATTTACAGCAACATCCCTTGCAGCAGGACTACTCACTGTATCAACAGCTAACCTTCAATCAGAAGGAGTATTCATGAGATCATCTTCTTCTCTGACATATAATCCTACAAGAAACATTTTT AGAATTGCTTGCCACATTCAGATTTTTGCGCTATCTATATGGTTGCCTGTTACCCTGCCTGTCGAGTACTATGAATTTGCTAAGGGCTTGCAATGGAGTATTCCTTACCTTAGACTTCCATGGGAAGATGAGCATGATCATCCTGACTTAAGCGGCTACAGCCCGTTTActggatcaaatccttatctttcCAAAACTAGTCATTCAGAAGTTCTGCAAAACAAGGTTCCAGGCAATAACTTTACTGTGGTTGATCAGTTATATGGGTTGCCACTTACTCCAATGGAATACAGATCATTTTTCGAG AGTCAGAATATCAAACCCCAAGCAGATAATATTTTTGGAGCAGGAAGTTACAGTCA CAGGTGGAATGATTTTTATAGAAGCATGTTCTGGTTTGGAATTTTTGCTGGCAGTTTGATATTCCTCCATgctcttttccttttcattaTGAAATGTCGAAAGAAAATATACAACACACGGGGCAGTTATGGAGCACTTACTTTCCCTAGATTTGAGATATTCATTACATTTGTTGTACTACCTTCCATGTCCATGGCCTCAGGCGCATTATTTAGAG GTGGAGCTCTTGCAGGAGTAATAGTTGGAGTTTTGTTGCTTGGCATTGTGTCGCTTCTTTTGCTAGCCTTGCTGTTGTTTCTTTCAGTCGGAATCACGTTCGGGAAGCTACTTCAGTACAAAGAAGTTCATCAAGAAGGCCAAAAATTTCATTGGTACCAAGAACTTGTTCGTGTAACTCTAGGTCCTGGCAAGAGAAGTCAATGGACTTGGAAAAACCAGCCAAACTCTGTTTACCTTACAATTTTTGGGCCAATGTTTGAAGATCTAAGAGGTCCTCCAAAGTATATGTTATCTCAAATTTCTGTGGCGAATCCCAACAAACGTGGCGATCAGATTATTGCGTCAGATGATGAAACAGAAGATGCAGAAGCACCATTCATCCAGAAGCTGTTTGGCATCCTTCGAATATACTATACACTCCTCGAATCTATCAGACGAGTCACTCTTGGAATCATGGCTGGTGCCTACAAGGAAACACTCTCTTCCAGAACTCCAATAGTTACCTTATTATGCATCTCATCATTTCAGCTCTTTTTCCTTGTTCTCAAGAAGCCATTTATCAAGAAAAAAGTTCAGTTGGTTGAGATCATCTCCAACACATGTGAAGTTGGCCTTTTCGCTATTTGCGCAGTTCTCTTAGATAAAGAATTTTCAATCACGGATCAAACGAAACTCGGAATAACAATGCTGGCGCTGTTCCTTATAGGCTACTGTCCACAACTGATCAATGAATGGTATGCTTTGTACAAACAGGCAAAACAACTTGACTTTGGTGCGCAATCATTCTTTTCAGGACTCAAGGTGGCTTTTATTGGATTCCTCCTCCTATTCCTCCCACAAAGATTCACTAAAAACTTGGAAAGTATATTCGCCGTGAACCTTAGCGGAGACTCCGAAACCATGGATAACTCGTCTGATAGGAACATGTCGGGCAGTAGAAGCTCGAGTAATGAGAAACCATGGTTGAAACAACTTCGAAAGTTGGCAAAGGCAAGCTTCACTAAAGAGCAAGGAGGGACGTCAAATGATCCTTCGGGAAGTGGTATGCAGTGGACCGGGTTTTGGGGGCGGAGAAGTAGGAGCAGAAGTAGCAGAAGCTCTTCCATAAGTTCATCTGATTTCAGGTCCAAATCCAAAGGCTTGTACAAGGAATTTGAAACGATTTTTTCATCCAAGTga
- the LOC120082862 gene encoding uncharacterized protein LOC120082862 isoform X1, whose translation MGLLKVAVLVCLCWIFSLLCFGARCHGSKVTVKFLEAPKAFSRLKSATFVFEILVNGLSNNCKDCNISCSLDNHSLDCNDRKIFFSKLEDGEHKFMVCTNLSKGFSCSSYKWTVDTVPPTASIMASTTFTNALNVSVNISFSEPCNGGGGFGCSSVEACNLLVYGEGRVMPSSFKILQPKLKYSLSVALPSTIQYGRIILVMDKKFCTDSAGNIFTRTENSISYVHFDRRKLLANLKTRVPERLLQLNSDTRLVQATNKLDNLKVYLYFSEPVLNSSVEVLNALEVSDGMLLPISGRSLGNRRFSFWVTNVSGIAIITVSLKPNSIISRQGNPVSPLPPVTFLYDSLRPTVVLSTTTYMRTKEKRFSVTVNFIKPVFDFNLSCVSIRGGRLQSFREMGRNIYSVEVQAEDEIISVSVPENVTTDVAGNHNLPSNILQVWHYSIPAISTVVSIFTIASFTATSLAAGLLTVSTANLQSEGVFMRSSSSLTYNPTRNIFRIACHIQIFALSIWLPVTLPVEYYEFAKGLQWSIPYLRLPWEDEHDHPDLSGYSPFTGSNPYLSKTSHSEVLQNKVPGNNFTVVDQLYGLPLTPMEYRSFFESQNIKPQADNIFGAGSYSHRWNDFYRSMFWFGIFAGSLIFLHALFLFIMKCRKKIYNTRGSYGALTFPRFEIFITFVVLPSMSMASGALFRGGALAGVIVGVLLLGIVSLLLLALLLFLSVGITFGKLLQYKEVHQEGQKFHWYQELVRVTLGPGKRSQWTWKNQPNSVYLTIFGPMFEDLRGPPKYMLSQISVANPNKRGDQIIASDDETEDAEAPFIQKLFGILRIYYTLLESIRRVTLGIMAGAYKETLSSRTPIVTLLCISSFQLFFLVLKKPFIKKKVQLVEIISNTCEVGLFAICAVLLDKEFSITDQTKLGITMLALFLIGYCPQLINEWYALYKQAKQLDFGAQSFFSGLKVAFIGFLLLFLPQRFTKNLESIFAVNLSGDSETMDNSSDRNMSGSRSSSNEKPWLKQLRKLAKASFTKEQGGTSNDPSGSGMQWTGFWGRRSRSRSSRSSSISSSDFRSKSKGLYKEFETIFSSK comes from the exons ATGGGTCTGCTTAAAGTTGCTGTTTTGGTTTGTCTTTGTTggattttctctcttttgtgcTTTGGAGCTCGCTGCCATGGTTCTAAGGTCACTGTGAAGTTCTTGGAGGCCCCTAAGGCTTTCTCACGCTTAAAGTCAGCCACATTTGTGTTTGAAATTTTAGTGAATGGCCTCAGTAATAATTGCAAGGACTGCAACATCAGTTGCTCG CTGGATAACCACTCCTTAGACTGCAATGACAGAAAGATTTTCTTCTCTAAGTTGGAGGATGGAGAGCATAAATTCATGGTCTGCACTAATTTGTCGAAGGGATTTAGCTGTTCTAGCTACAAGTGGACTGTTG ATACTGTTCCCCCCACAGCATCAATTATGGCCTCAACAACATTTACGAACGCTTTAAATGTTTCTGTAAATATTTCTTTCTCTGAACCATGTAATGGTGGTGGAGGTTTCGGATGTTCATCTGTAGAGGCCTGCAAC CTACTGGTGTACGGTGAAGGGCGTGTTATGCCATCATCTTTCAAAATTCTTCAGCCCAAGCTCAAATACTCACTTTCTGTGGCTTTACCATCTACCATTCAATATGGAAGAATTATATTAGTAATGGATAAGAAATTCTGTACTGATAGTGCAGGAAATATATTCACAAGAAcagaaaattcaatttcttatgTGCACTTTG ATAGAAGAAAACTGCTTGCCAACCTGAAAACTCGTGTTCCGGAAAGGCTACTCCAGCTCAACAGTGACACCAGACTGGTACAAGCAACAAACAAACTTGATAACCTAAAGGTCTACTTGTACTTTTCAGAACCAGTTCTTAATTCATCTGTGGAAGTTTTGAATGCTCTTGAAGTAAGCGATGGCATGCTGCTTCCAATTAGTGGAAGGAGCCTTGGAAATCGTAGATTCAGCTTTTGG GTTACAAATGTTTCTGGAATTGCAATAATCACAGTGAGCCTCAAGCCTAACTCTATAATAAGTAGACAAGGAAATCCCGTTTCACCACTTCCACCAGTTACTTTCCTTTATG ATTCCCTTAGGCCTACAGTGGTGCTCAGTACAACTACTTATATGaggacaaaagaaaaaagattttcAGTCACCGTGAATTTCATTAAGCCTGTATTTGATTTCAACTTATCGTGTGTATCAATTCGTGGAGGTCGTTTGCAGAG CTTTCGTGAAATGGGCAGAAATATCTACTCTGTTGAAGTACAAGCTGAGGATGAAATCATATCTGTCAGTGTCCCTGAAAATGTAACGACTGATGTTGCTGGAAATCATAATCTACCATCAAATATCCTGCAAGTGTGGCACT ATTCTATACCGGCGATATCTACAGTCGTTTCGATCTTTACAATTGCTTCATTTACAGCAACATCCCTTGCAGCAGGACTACTCACTGTATCAACAGCTAACCTTCAATCAGAAGGAGTATTCATGAGATCATCTTCTTCTCTGACATATAATCCTACAAGAAACATTTTT AGAATTGCTTGCCACATTCAGATTTTTGCGCTATCTATATGGTTGCCTGTTACCCTGCCTGTCGAGTACTATGAATTTGCTAAGGGCTTGCAATGGAGTATTCCTTACCTTAGACTTCCATGGGAAGATGAGCATGATCATCCTGACTTAAGCGGCTACAGCCCGTTTActggatcaaatccttatctttcCAAAACTAGTCATTCAGAAGTTCTGCAAAACAAGGTTCCAGGCAATAACTTTACTGTGGTTGATCAGTTATATGGGTTGCCACTTACTCCAATGGAATACAGATCATTTTTCGAG AGTCAGAATATCAAACCCCAAGCAGATAATATTTTTGGAGCAGGAAGTTACAGTCA CAGGTGGAATGATTTTTATAGAAGCATGTTCTGGTTTGGAATTTTTGCTGGCAGTTTGATATTCCTCCATgctcttttccttttcattaTGAAATGTCGAAAGAAAATATACAACACACGGGGCAGTTATGGAGCACTTACTTTCCCTAGATTTGAGATATTCATTACATTTGTTGTACTACCTTCCATGTCCATGGCCTCAGGCGCATTATTTAGAG GTGGAGCTCTTGCAGGAGTAATAGTTGGAGTTTTGTTGCTTGGCATTGTGTCGCTTCTTTTGCTAGCCTTGCTGTTGTTTCTTTCAGTCGGAATCACGTTCGGGAAGCTACTTCAGTACAAAGAAGTTCATCAAGAAGGCCAAAAATTTCATTGGTACCAAGAACTTGTTCGTGTAACTCTAGGTCCTGGCAAGAGAAGTCAATGGACTTGGAAAAACCAGCCAAACTCTGTTTACCTTACAATTTTTGGGCCAATGTTTGAAGATCTAAGAGGTCCTCCAAAGTATATGTTATCTCAAATTTCTGTGGCGAATCCCAACAAACGTGGCGATCAGATTATTGCGTCAGATGATGAAACAGAAGATGCAGAAGCACCATTCATCCAGAAGCTGTTTGGCATCCTTCGAATATACTATACACTCCTCGAATCTATCAGACGAGTCACTCTTGGAATCATGGCTGGTGCCTACAAGGAAACACTCTCTTCCAGAACTCCAATAGTTACCTTATTATGCATCTCATCATTTCAGCTCTTTTTCCTTGTTCTCAAGAAGCCATTTATCAAGAAAAAAGTTCAGTTGGTTGAGATCATCTCCAACACATGTGAAGTTGGCCTTTTCGCTATTTGCGCAGTTCTCTTAGATAAAGAATTTTCAATCACGGATCAAACGAAACTCGGAATAACAATGCTGGCGCTGTTCCTTATAGGCTACTGTCCACAACTGATCAATGAATGGTATGCTTTGTACAAACAGGCAAAACAACTTGACTTTGGTGCGCAATCATTCTTTTCAGGACTCAAGGTGGCTTTTATTGGATTCCTCCTCCTATTCCTCCCACAAAGATTCACTAAAAACTTGGAAAGTATATTCGCCGTGAACCTTAGCGGAGACTCCGAAACCATGGATAACTCGTCTGATAGGAACATGTCGGGCAGTAGAAGCTCGAGTAATGAGAAACCATGGTTGAAACAACTTCGAAAGTTGGCAAAGGCAAGCTTCACTAAAGAGCAAGGAGGGACGTCAAATGATCCTTCGGGAAGTGGTATGCAGTGGACCGGGTTTTGGGGGCGGAGAAGTAGGAGCAGAAGTAGCAGAAGCTCTTCCATAAGTTCATCTGATTTCAGGTCCAAATCCAAAGGCTTGTACAAGGAATTTGAAACGATTTTTTCATCCAAGTga
- the LOC120082862 gene encoding uncharacterized protein LOC120082862 isoform X2 has protein sequence MGLLKVAVLVCLCWIFSLLCFGARCHGSKVTVKFLEAPKAFSRLKSATFVFEILVNGLSNNCKDCNISCSLDNHSLDCNDRKIFFSKLEDGEHKFMVCTNLSKGFSCSSYKWTVDTVPPTASIMASTTFTNALNVSVNISFSEPCNGGGGFGCSSVEACNLLVYGEGRVMPSSFKILQPKLKYSLSVALPSTIQYGRIILVMDKKFCTDSAGNIFTRTENSISYVHFDRRKLLANLKTRVPERLLQLNSDTRLVQATNKLDNLKVYLYFSEPVLNSSVEVLNALEVSDGMLLPISGRSLGNRRFSFWVTNVSGIAIITVSLKPNSIISRQGNPVSPLPPVTFLYDSLRPTVVLSTTTYMRTKEKRFSVTVNFIKPVFDFNLSCVSIRGGRLQSFREMGRNIYSVEVQAEDEIISVSVPENVTTDVAGNHNLPSNILQVWHYSIPAISTVVSIFTIASFTATSLAAGLLTVSTANLQSEGVFMRSSSSLTYNPTRNIFRIACHIQIFALSIWLPVTLPVEYYEFAKGLQWSIPYLRLPWEDEHDHPDLSGYSPFTGSNPYLSKTSHSEVLQNKVPGNNFTVVDQLYGLPLTPMEYRSFFESQNIKPQADNIFGAGSYSQWNDFYRSMFWFGIFAGSLIFLHALFLFIMKCRKKIYNTRGSYGALTFPRFEIFITFVVLPSMSMASGALFRGGALAGVIVGVLLLGIVSLLLLALLLFLSVGITFGKLLQYKEVHQEGQKFHWYQELVRVTLGPGKRSQWTWKNQPNSVYLTIFGPMFEDLRGPPKYMLSQISVANPNKRGDQIIASDDETEDAEAPFIQKLFGILRIYYTLLESIRRVTLGIMAGAYKETLSSRTPIVTLLCISSFQLFFLVLKKPFIKKKVQLVEIISNTCEVGLFAICAVLLDKEFSITDQTKLGITMLALFLIGYCPQLINEWYALYKQAKQLDFGAQSFFSGLKVAFIGFLLLFLPQRFTKNLESIFAVNLSGDSETMDNSSDRNMSGSRSSSNEKPWLKQLRKLAKASFTKEQGGTSNDPSGSGMQWTGFWGRRSRSRSSRSSSISSSDFRSKSKGLYKEFETIFSSK, from the exons ATGGGTCTGCTTAAAGTTGCTGTTTTGGTTTGTCTTTGTTggattttctctcttttgtgcTTTGGAGCTCGCTGCCATGGTTCTAAGGTCACTGTGAAGTTCTTGGAGGCCCCTAAGGCTTTCTCACGCTTAAAGTCAGCCACATTTGTGTTTGAAATTTTAGTGAATGGCCTCAGTAATAATTGCAAGGACTGCAACATCAGTTGCTCG CTGGATAACCACTCCTTAGACTGCAATGACAGAAAGATTTTCTTCTCTAAGTTGGAGGATGGAGAGCATAAATTCATGGTCTGCACTAATTTGTCGAAGGGATTTAGCTGTTCTAGCTACAAGTGGACTGTTG ATACTGTTCCCCCCACAGCATCAATTATGGCCTCAACAACATTTACGAACGCTTTAAATGTTTCTGTAAATATTTCTTTCTCTGAACCATGTAATGGTGGTGGAGGTTTCGGATGTTCATCTGTAGAGGCCTGCAAC CTACTGGTGTACGGTGAAGGGCGTGTTATGCCATCATCTTTCAAAATTCTTCAGCCCAAGCTCAAATACTCACTTTCTGTGGCTTTACCATCTACCATTCAATATGGAAGAATTATATTAGTAATGGATAAGAAATTCTGTACTGATAGTGCAGGAAATATATTCACAAGAAcagaaaattcaatttcttatgTGCACTTTG ATAGAAGAAAACTGCTTGCCAACCTGAAAACTCGTGTTCCGGAAAGGCTACTCCAGCTCAACAGTGACACCAGACTGGTACAAGCAACAAACAAACTTGATAACCTAAAGGTCTACTTGTACTTTTCAGAACCAGTTCTTAATTCATCTGTGGAAGTTTTGAATGCTCTTGAAGTAAGCGATGGCATGCTGCTTCCAATTAGTGGAAGGAGCCTTGGAAATCGTAGATTCAGCTTTTGG GTTACAAATGTTTCTGGAATTGCAATAATCACAGTGAGCCTCAAGCCTAACTCTATAATAAGTAGACAAGGAAATCCCGTTTCACCACTTCCACCAGTTACTTTCCTTTATG ATTCCCTTAGGCCTACAGTGGTGCTCAGTACAACTACTTATATGaggacaaaagaaaaaagattttcAGTCACCGTGAATTTCATTAAGCCTGTATTTGATTTCAACTTATCGTGTGTATCAATTCGTGGAGGTCGTTTGCAGAG CTTTCGTGAAATGGGCAGAAATATCTACTCTGTTGAAGTACAAGCTGAGGATGAAATCATATCTGTCAGTGTCCCTGAAAATGTAACGACTGATGTTGCTGGAAATCATAATCTACCATCAAATATCCTGCAAGTGTGGCACT ATTCTATACCGGCGATATCTACAGTCGTTTCGATCTTTACAATTGCTTCATTTACAGCAACATCCCTTGCAGCAGGACTACTCACTGTATCAACAGCTAACCTTCAATCAGAAGGAGTATTCATGAGATCATCTTCTTCTCTGACATATAATCCTACAAGAAACATTTTT AGAATTGCTTGCCACATTCAGATTTTTGCGCTATCTATATGGTTGCCTGTTACCCTGCCTGTCGAGTACTATGAATTTGCTAAGGGCTTGCAATGGAGTATTCCTTACCTTAGACTTCCATGGGAAGATGAGCATGATCATCCTGACTTAAGCGGCTACAGCCCGTTTActggatcaaatccttatctttcCAAAACTAGTCATTCAGAAGTTCTGCAAAACAAGGTTCCAGGCAATAACTTTACTGTGGTTGATCAGTTATATGGGTTGCCACTTACTCCAATGGAATACAGATCATTTTTCGAG AGTCAGAATATCAAACCCCAAGCAGATAATATTTTTGGAGCAGGAAGTTACAGTCA GTGGAATGATTTTTATAGAAGCATGTTCTGGTTTGGAATTTTTGCTGGCAGTTTGATATTCCTCCATgctcttttccttttcattaTGAAATGTCGAAAGAAAATATACAACACACGGGGCAGTTATGGAGCACTTACTTTCCCTAGATTTGAGATATTCATTACATTTGTTGTACTACCTTCCATGTCCATGGCCTCAGGCGCATTATTTAGAG GTGGAGCTCTTGCAGGAGTAATAGTTGGAGTTTTGTTGCTTGGCATTGTGTCGCTTCTTTTGCTAGCCTTGCTGTTGTTTCTTTCAGTCGGAATCACGTTCGGGAAGCTACTTCAGTACAAAGAAGTTCATCAAGAAGGCCAAAAATTTCATTGGTACCAAGAACTTGTTCGTGTAACTCTAGGTCCTGGCAAGAGAAGTCAATGGACTTGGAAAAACCAGCCAAACTCTGTTTACCTTACAATTTTTGGGCCAATGTTTGAAGATCTAAGAGGTCCTCCAAAGTATATGTTATCTCAAATTTCTGTGGCGAATCCCAACAAACGTGGCGATCAGATTATTGCGTCAGATGATGAAACAGAAGATGCAGAAGCACCATTCATCCAGAAGCTGTTTGGCATCCTTCGAATATACTATACACTCCTCGAATCTATCAGACGAGTCACTCTTGGAATCATGGCTGGTGCCTACAAGGAAACACTCTCTTCCAGAACTCCAATAGTTACCTTATTATGCATCTCATCATTTCAGCTCTTTTTCCTTGTTCTCAAGAAGCCATTTATCAAGAAAAAAGTTCAGTTGGTTGAGATCATCTCCAACACATGTGAAGTTGGCCTTTTCGCTATTTGCGCAGTTCTCTTAGATAAAGAATTTTCAATCACGGATCAAACGAAACTCGGAATAACAATGCTGGCGCTGTTCCTTATAGGCTACTGTCCACAACTGATCAATGAATGGTATGCTTTGTACAAACAGGCAAAACAACTTGACTTTGGTGCGCAATCATTCTTTTCAGGACTCAAGGTGGCTTTTATTGGATTCCTCCTCCTATTCCTCCCACAAAGATTCACTAAAAACTTGGAAAGTATATTCGCCGTGAACCTTAGCGGAGACTCCGAAACCATGGATAACTCGTCTGATAGGAACATGTCGGGCAGTAGAAGCTCGAGTAATGAGAAACCATGGTTGAAACAACTTCGAAAGTTGGCAAAGGCAAGCTTCACTAAAGAGCAAGGAGGGACGTCAAATGATCCTTCGGGAAGTGGTATGCAGTGGACCGGGTTTTGGGGGCGGAGAAGTAGGAGCAGAAGTAGCAGAAGCTCTTCCATAAGTTCATCTGATTTCAGGTCCAAATCCAAAGGCTTGTACAAGGAATTTGAAACGATTTTTTCATCCAAGTga